In Synechococcus sp. KORDI-100, a single window of DNA contains:
- a CDS encoding glycosyltransferase family 9 protein — protein MNIAEFYSNQGGELLASDPRIGQRLIGQAIRLAPDEGICCFNLGIALHQQRKINACIRAYEIALQTSNPPLKSIHQNLAQDLLLAGRFNEGWELYEQRFKPGENDFFFNLLGSPWQGPEIEGWPPHLVLTAEQGFGDTLQFCRFAIQLQELGIRVTLFCQPQLIEFLRIHSTLNDVVSEINHDQLKDGSRWCPLMSLPHRLKTEVNSIPKASPYFHANADGVDHWRKLLRQKPKTCLVGIHWQGNPKHEKTLYSRGRSMPLQTFNILTGVEGVEFVSLQKGSGSEQRNASITIPFVDGQAAFDASMDFSDTAAVLQLCDLIITADSGIVHLASGLGRPTWVALRWVPEWRWLLNGETTPWYQNLRLFRQPEDGDWASAMTEINSAFQEWLKTFNEC, from the coding sequence ATGAATATCGCTGAGTTTTACAGCAATCAGGGCGGTGAACTGCTGGCAAGTGACCCAAGGATCGGTCAACGCCTGATTGGACAGGCGATCCGCCTTGCACCCGATGAAGGAATTTGCTGCTTCAACCTAGGTATTGCTCTCCATCAACAACGCAAAATCAATGCTTGTATTCGAGCCTATGAAATCGCCCTTCAGACCTCCAATCCGCCTTTAAAAAGTATTCATCAAAACCTTGCCCAAGATCTTCTGCTTGCAGGGAGATTCAACGAAGGCTGGGAGCTCTATGAACAGCGATTTAAACCTGGAGAAAACGATTTTTTCTTCAATTTGCTCGGTTCTCCATGGCAAGGTCCGGAAATAGAAGGATGGCCACCACATCTGGTTCTAACAGCAGAGCAAGGATTCGGGGACACACTTCAGTTCTGCCGTTTCGCAATTCAACTTCAAGAGCTGGGAATTCGCGTCACACTTTTTTGCCAACCGCAACTTATTGAGTTTCTCCGGATTCATTCGACCCTTAACGACGTTGTGAGTGAAATCAATCATGACCAACTTAAAGACGGAAGTCGGTGGTGCCCATTGATGAGCCTTCCGCATCGGTTAAAAACAGAGGTCAACTCAATCCCCAAGGCAAGCCCATACTTTCACGCTAACGCTGATGGAGTCGACCATTGGCGAAAACTCTTACGGCAAAAACCAAAGACGTGTTTGGTTGGGATCCACTGGCAAGGGAATCCCAAACATGAAAAAACTTTGTACTCGCGAGGCCGATCAATGCCTCTTCAGACATTCAATATTCTGACCGGTGTTGAAGGTGTGGAGTTCGTATCACTCCAAAAAGGCAGCGGAAGTGAGCAACGCAATGCATCAATCACAATACCCTTTGTGGATGGTCAGGCTGCATTCGACGCGTCGATGGACTTCTCAGATACTGCTGCTGTCTTGCAGCTTTGCGATTTGATCATCACCGCAGATAGCGGAATTGTTCACTTAGCCAGCGGATTAGGACGACCAACCTGGGTCGCATTGCGCTGGGTACCGGAATGGCGCTGGTTGCTAAATGGGGAGACCACACCCTGGTATCAAAATTTACGACTATTCAGACAGCCAGAGGATGGTGACTGGGCATCAGCCATGACCGAGATTAATTCTGCATTTCAGGAATGGCTAAAAACATTTAATGAATGCTAA
- a CDS encoding glycosyl transferase family 90, protein MTEPSGVSSSHPRLKTLSRLAAAASILRQQHGKPGCFRIQFHDRAPNGADHTWLCMDAPREGTAGQQLIPDPYCLDTWGYQSQQKAFQSLPPWPSRLSMTIWRGSTTGAAKIQLENIHHLLRYRLCHTSLEFPHRLDARFTNVVQCDDPVQIRHMLQQETLWAPYLRPRHMALHRWIIDIDGNVNSWGLLWKLLSGSCVLHVNSSRRQWYHDGLIPWKHYIPIAADLSDLSAMLRWCREYEIDCKTIACAGQAYARRVVDQINMRLERAVLATAH, encoded by the coding sequence TTGACCGAACCATCTGGGGTCTCAAGCAGCCACCCTCGCCTCAAGACGCTGAGCCGACTCGCGGCAGCAGCCAGCATCCTCAGACAACAACATGGCAAGCCAGGCTGCTTTCGCATTCAATTTCACGACCGTGCTCCCAACGGAGCCGACCACACCTGGCTGTGCATGGATGCACCTCGTGAAGGCACTGCAGGGCAGCAACTTATTCCCGATCCCTACTGCCTAGACACCTGGGGTTACCAATCCCAGCAGAAGGCATTTCAATCCCTACCTCCCTGGCCGTCACGACTATCAATGACCATCTGGCGAGGGAGCACCACCGGTGCTGCCAAGATCCAGCTTGAGAACATCCACCATCTTTTGCGCTATCGCCTCTGCCACACCAGCCTGGAATTCCCACATCGACTTGATGCCCGCTTCACCAATGTCGTCCAGTGTGATGATCCTGTGCAAATCCGCCACATGCTTCAACAAGAAACCCTTTGGGCTCCATACTTAAGGCCCCGACATATGGCACTTCACCGATGGATCATAGATATTGACGGGAACGTGAATTCCTGGGGTCTGTTGTGGAAACTGCTGAGCGGCAGCTGTGTATTACATGTTAACAGCTCAAGAAGGCAGTGGTATCACGACGGACTTATTCCTTGGAAACACTACATTCCCATTGCAGCTGATCTCAGTGATCTCAGCGCTATGTTGCGCTGGTGCCGAGAATACGAAATCGACTGCAAAACAATTGCTTGCGCTGGTCAAGCCTATGCACGACGCGTCGTGGACCAAATCAACATGAGACTGGAGCGTGCCGTGCTTGCTACCGCACATTAA
- a CDS encoding calcium-binding protein → MRILAAIVHHWNPEGDRRHQSLRPNPQPRIDALQRQLLGLRRLGTRQGYLDISSQVIQNANEALRLVIDPVIVHDGENHVIDYFDDKYQQDLGQHSAQPESSKYLGFCAQQYLADRLDQKYDLYVYLEDDLVIHDPLFFHKVSWFSEQVGPQAVLLPQRVEMPNEPASADRLFIDGPLPKDYLRALIPDPPPPVQTPQPGGIIQLESPLNPHAGCFALTHAQLLHWTQQPHWQDRDVSFISPLESAATLGLLKTFQVYKPALACGSWLEIQHYGNNFSCLIADDGVTILSYDPDTGVFQSPEQSQSSITKGDEAA, encoded by the coding sequence ATGCGGATCCTCGCCGCCATTGTTCACCATTGGAATCCAGAAGGGGACCGACGGCATCAATCCCTCCGTCCCAATCCTCAGCCCCGGATTGACGCACTGCAGCGTCAATTGCTTGGTTTAAGGCGTTTGGGAACCCGTCAGGGTTATCTCGATATTTCTTCACAGGTTATACAAAACGCAAATGAGGCATTGCGCCTTGTGATTGATCCTGTGATTGTTCATGATGGTGAGAACCATGTCATTGATTATTTTGATGATAAGTATCAGCAGGATTTAGGTCAACATTCTGCGCAGCCTGAGTCTTCCAAGTATCTAGGCTTTTGTGCACAGCAATATCTAGCAGATCGCTTGGATCAAAAGTATGATCTTTATGTGTATTTGGAAGATGATTTGGTCATTCATGATCCGCTTTTTTTTCATAAGGTTTCATGGTTTTCGGAACAGGTTGGACCTCAAGCGGTTCTTTTGCCTCAACGGGTGGAAATGCCAAATGAACCTGCTTCTGCAGATCGGCTTTTTATCGATGGTCCATTACCCAAAGATTATCTCCGAGCATTGATTCCGGATCCTCCTCCACCGGTTCAAACACCACAACCTGGTGGAATCATCCAATTGGAATCACCGTTGAATCCACACGCCGGCTGCTTTGCGTTGACACATGCTCAGTTATTGCACTGGACGCAGCAGCCCCATTGGCAAGATAGAGATGTTAGTTTTATTAGCCCACTTGAGAGTGCTGCGACTTTGGGTTTATTGAAGACCTTTCAAGTTTATAAACCTGCTCTAGCCTGCGGGAGCTGGCTAGAAATTCAACACTACGGGAATAATTTTAGTTGTTTGATTGCTGATGATGGCGTTACAATTCTCAGTTACGATCCTGATACTGGCGTGTTTCAGTCTCCTGAGCAGAGTCAATCATCGATTACTAAGGGAGACGAAGCGGCATGA
- a CDS encoding glycosyltransferase: MRLLLIHQNFPGQFRQLAPYLAHLGHELVAICSHQRPVSFEGRLLRYDEPKSIQPPLPLGSGLWHDGLQRAERVAFLCQQLNNESWKPDRILAHSGWGETLGIKEIWPDIPQILWPELWILPEHGGHGLIPGKPSAGLEQKLQQLGRNSLTQQALSHAHSWVLPTIHQANSFPPVFQDSRLHVIHEGIDTSLACPNPDVSYEVRGIEITRSVPTITFVNRNLESLRGFDVFMRALVIVQREHPKVRAVIVGDSEEGYAGPHPSGRSWRDVMLEELQGQLDLERIHFLGRVSHPALIGLFQASWVHVYLSYPFILGWSLLEAMACGCCIVGSRGMPVQEVINDGVEGVLVPMGDPNKLAQKVLALFANPSMREQLGAAARKSALGWDQRVTLPKLTALVERGCDL, translated from the coding sequence ATGAGGTTGCTGCTAATCCATCAAAATTTTCCAGGGCAATTCCGCCAGCTAGCACCTTATTTAGCGCATCTTGGTCATGAACTGGTCGCAATTTGCTCCCATCAGCGACCCGTTTCTTTTGAAGGTCGGTTGCTGCGATATGACGAGCCTAAATCTATTCAACCGCCACTTCCTTTGGGAAGTGGACTATGGCACGACGGGCTGCAGAGGGCAGAGCGTGTGGCGTTTTTGTGCCAGCAGCTTAATAATGAATCTTGGAAACCCGATCGAATTCTTGCTCATTCAGGTTGGGGTGAAACGTTGGGAATCAAAGAGATTTGGCCAGATATTCCACAGATCTTATGGCCTGAGTTATGGATTTTACCTGAACATGGGGGACACGGGCTCATTCCAGGTAAACCTTCAGCTGGTTTAGAACAAAAGCTTCAACAGTTGGGGAGAAATTCGCTCACTCAGCAAGCTCTGAGTCATGCACATTCCTGGGTTTTACCAACAATACACCAGGCTAATAGTTTTCCGCCAGTTTTCCAGGATTCACGCTTGCATGTGATTCATGAAGGCATTGACACTTCTTTGGCGTGCCCGAATCCTGATGTGAGTTATGAGGTGCGTGGGATCGAAATCACCCGATCTGTTCCTACGATCACCTTTGTGAATCGTAACCTTGAGAGTTTGCGCGGTTTCGATGTGTTTATGCGTGCTTTAGTGATAGTTCAGCGGGAACATCCCAAGGTGCGGGCGGTTATCGTTGGCGATAGCGAGGAAGGGTACGCAGGTCCCCATCCAAGCGGACGTTCCTGGCGTGATGTGATGCTGGAAGAACTGCAAGGTCAGTTGGATTTAGAGCGAATTCACTTCCTTGGTCGCGTATCACATCCAGCCTTGATTGGTTTGTTTCAGGCCAGTTGGGTTCACGTTTATCTAAGTTATCCATTCATTCTGGGTTGGAGCCTGCTGGAAGCTATGGCCTGCGGCTGCTGCATCGTCGGCAGCCGCGGCATGCCGGTGCAGGAAGTGATAAACGATGGCGTGGAGGGAGTGCTCGTGCCTATGGGCGATCCCAACAAGTTGGCCCAGAAAGTTTTGGCGTTGTTCGCGAATCCTTCGATGCGAGAGCAACTGGGGGCTGCCGCTCGCAAATCTGCGTTGGGTTGGGATCAACGGGTTACCTTACCTAAACTCACTGCCTTGGTGGAGCGAGGGTGTGATCTTTGA